A genomic window from Nicotiana sylvestris chromosome 11, ASM39365v2, whole genome shotgun sequence includes:
- the LOC138882194 gene encoding uncharacterized protein — MENNAANVAVDATTPAAPTVSVVVPSPITCAKPFPVVSKIEVFGGDNFNRKHAVVGKGKEIATRSSLVEDNNCQRKSSNRYDERNGYKPKTNNQTFKEKNNCFVCGKSGHYVAQCRKKVGNDNPAKAKVNLTEAKVDDIIVAVVSQVNLVANVKDWVLDSGATRHICANKKDFVSYIQVEEGEEVVYLGDLRTTPVLGKEYT, encoded by the exons ATGGAGAATAACGCTGCTAATGTTGCTGTTGATGCTACTACTCCTGCCGCACCAACTGTTTCTGTTGTTGTTCCATCACCAATTACCTGTGCCAAACCTTTTCCGGTTGTTTCAAAAATTGAGGTTTTTGGTGGAGATAATTTTAACCGCAAGCATGCTGTTGTtggcaaaggaaaagaaattgcaACTAGAAGCAGCCTTGTGGAGGACAACAACTGTCAGAGAAAATCAAGTAACAGGTATGACGAAAGAAATGGTTATAAGCCCAAAACCAACAATCAAACCTTCAAGGAAAAAAACAACTGCTTTGTGTGTGGCAAATCTGGCCACTATGTTGCTCAATGTCGAAAAAAGGTTGGGAATGACAATCCCGCTAAGGCTAAAGTAAATTTGACTGAAGCCAAAGTGGATGATATAATTGTTGCTGTTGTTTCCCAAGTTAACCTTGTGGCCAATGTGAAAGATTGGGTGTTAGATTCTGGTGCTACTAGGCACATATGTGCTAACAAAAAAGACTTTGTGTCTTACATCCAAGTTGAGGAGGGAGAAGAAGTTGTCTATCTTGGTGACTTAAGAACTACCCCAgttcttggaaaag AATACACTTGA
- the LOC104217193 gene encoding SNF1-related protein kinase regulatory subunit gamma-1-like isoform X2: MAQAKTEKTSKLANYDAYFEMVQSRKKLPRNLQETLTDAFAKIPVSSFPQVPGGKDADTSIGDAVKILSESNILSVPVRNPAAQNSKDWRERYLGILDYSAIVLWVLEGADAAAAALSASSAAAAGVGAGAVGALGALALGATGPAAVAGLTVAAVGAAVAGGVAADRGAGKDAPTAADKLGEDFYKVILQEEPFKSTKVSSIIKSYRWAPFVPVATDSSMLSVLLLLSKYRMRNVPVIERGNPFLKNFITQSAVIRGLEGCKGRDWFDCISAHPISELGLPYMSPDEVICVQNDELILEAFKKMRENNIGGLPVVEGPKRKIVGNVSIRDIRFLLLKPELFSNFRQLTVTGFMNTVASATHDATKVSTPITCKLDSALGNVIDTLASKLVHRIYVTAGEDDEVIGVITLRDVISCFIFEPQNFFDNYFGFSAQEMLGQ, translated from the exons ATGGCACAAGCAAAAACAGAAAAGACTTCGAAACTTGCAAATTATGATGCTTACTTTGAGATGGTCCAGAGCAGAAAGAAGTTGCCCCGTAATTTACAGGAAACTTTGACTGATGCATTTGCAAAAATTCCAGTTTCATCCTTCCCTCAAGTCCCAGGAGGCAAAG ATGCGGACACTTCCATAGGCGACGCTGTCAAGATTCTTTCTGAATCCAACATCCTATCAGTTCCTGTGAGGAATCCAGCTGCTCAGAATAGTAAGGATTGGCGAGAAAGATACTTAGGCATCCTAGATTACTCAGCTATTGTTCTTTGGGTCCTGGAGGGCGCAGATGCAGCAGCGGCTGCCTTATCAGCAAGTTCGGCAGCAGCGGCAGGAGTTGGAGCAGGTGCTGTTGGTGCTCTTGGAGCACTGGCATTGGGTGCAACAGGTCCTGCTGCAGTTGCAGGTCTAACAGTGGCTGCAGTCGGTGCAGCTGTGGCAGGTGGAGTGGCTGCAGATCGAGGAGCAGGAAAGGATGCTCCAACTGCAGCTGATAAGTTGGGTGAGGATTTCTACAAGGTTATCCTTCAAGAAGAACCCTTTAAGTCGACGAAG GTGAGCTCCATCATAAAATCCTATCGGTGGGCACCATTTGTTCCAGTAGCAACAGACAGTTCTATGTTGAGTGTCTTGCTGCTGCTATCAAAATATAGGATGCGGAACGTACCGGTGATTGAAAGAGGAAATCCATTCCTTAAGAACTTCATAACACAATCGGCTGTTATACGGGGTCTTGAAGGATGCAAAGGGAGGGATTGGTTTGACTGCATCTCTGCTCATCCTATATCAGAGCTTGGCCTCCCGTACATGTCCCCTGATGAG GTTATTTGCGTTCAAAATGATGAACTGATTTTGGAAGCATTCAAGAAAATGAGAGAGAACAATATTGGAGGACTTCCAGTTGTAGAAGGGCCAAAGAGGAAGATAGTTGGCAATGTGAGCATAAGAGACATCAGATTTTTGTTACTCAAGCCTGAACTCTTCTCCAATTTCAG GCAGCTGACAGTCACGGGCTTCATGAACACAGTTGCTTCGGCAACTCATGATGCCACAAAGGTCTCTACACCAATAACATGCAAGCTTGATTCAGCTCTTGGTAACGTGATAGACACTCTTGCATCCAAGTTGGTTCACAGGATCTACGTGACAGCTGGGGAAGATGATGAAGTCATTGGCGTTATTACGCTCAGAGATGTCATTTCTTGCTTCATATTTGAACCACAAAACTTCTTTGATAACTACTTTGGATTTTCTGCGCAAGAAATGCTAGGGCAATGA
- the LOC104217193 gene encoding SNF1-related protein kinase regulatory subunit gamma-1-like isoform X1, translating to MAQAKTEKTSKLANYDAYFEMVQSRKKLPRNLQETLTDAFAKIPVSSFPQVPGGKVIEIDADTSIGDAVKILSESNILSVPVRNPAAQNSKDWRERYLGILDYSAIVLWVLEGADAAAAALSASSAAAAGVGAGAVGALGALALGATGPAAVAGLTVAAVGAAVAGGVAADRGAGKDAPTAADKLGEDFYKVILQEEPFKSTKVSSIIKSYRWAPFVPVATDSSMLSVLLLLSKYRMRNVPVIERGNPFLKNFITQSAVIRGLEGCKGRDWFDCISAHPISELGLPYMSPDEVICVQNDELILEAFKKMRENNIGGLPVVEGPKRKIVGNVSIRDIRFLLLKPELFSNFRQLTVTGFMNTVASATHDATKVSTPITCKLDSALGNVIDTLASKLVHRIYVTAGEDDEVIGVITLRDVISCFIFEPQNFFDNYFGFSAQEMLGQ from the exons ATGGCACAAGCAAAAACAGAAAAGACTTCGAAACTTGCAAATTATGATGCTTACTTTGAGATGGTCCAGAGCAGAAAGAAGTTGCCCCGTAATTTACAGGAAACTTTGACTGATGCATTTGCAAAAATTCCAGTTTCATCCTTCCCTCAAGTCCCAGGAGGCAAAG TGATTGAAATAGATGCGGACACTTCCATAGGCGACGCTGTCAAGATTCTTTCTGAATCCAACATCCTATCAGTTCCTGTGAGGAATCCAGCTGCTCAGAATAGTAAGGATTGGCGAGAAAGATACTTAGGCATCCTAGATTACTCAGCTATTGTTCTTTGGGTCCTGGAGGGCGCAGATGCAGCAGCGGCTGCCTTATCAGCAAGTTCGGCAGCAGCGGCAGGAGTTGGAGCAGGTGCTGTTGGTGCTCTTGGAGCACTGGCATTGGGTGCAACAGGTCCTGCTGCAGTTGCAGGTCTAACAGTGGCTGCAGTCGGTGCAGCTGTGGCAGGTGGAGTGGCTGCAGATCGAGGAGCAGGAAAGGATGCTCCAACTGCAGCTGATAAGTTGGGTGAGGATTTCTACAAGGTTATCCTTCAAGAAGAACCCTTTAAGTCGACGAAG GTGAGCTCCATCATAAAATCCTATCGGTGGGCACCATTTGTTCCAGTAGCAACAGACAGTTCTATGTTGAGTGTCTTGCTGCTGCTATCAAAATATAGGATGCGGAACGTACCGGTGATTGAAAGAGGAAATCCATTCCTTAAGAACTTCATAACACAATCGGCTGTTATACGGGGTCTTGAAGGATGCAAAGGGAGGGATTGGTTTGACTGCATCTCTGCTCATCCTATATCAGAGCTTGGCCTCCCGTACATGTCCCCTGATGAG GTTATTTGCGTTCAAAATGATGAACTGATTTTGGAAGCATTCAAGAAAATGAGAGAGAACAATATTGGAGGACTTCCAGTTGTAGAAGGGCCAAAGAGGAAGATAGTTGGCAATGTGAGCATAAGAGACATCAGATTTTTGTTACTCAAGCCTGAACTCTTCTCCAATTTCAG GCAGCTGACAGTCACGGGCTTCATGAACACAGTTGCTTCGGCAACTCATGATGCCACAAAGGTCTCTACACCAATAACATGCAAGCTTGATTCAGCTCTTGGTAACGTGATAGACACTCTTGCATCCAAGTTGGTTCACAGGATCTACGTGACAGCTGGGGAAGATGATGAAGTCATTGGCGTTATTACGCTCAGAGATGTCATTTCTTGCTTCATATTTGAACCACAAAACTTCTTTGATAACTACTTTGGATTTTCTGCGCAAGAAATGCTAGGGCAATGA
- the LOC104217192 gene encoding uncharacterized protein translates to MASSYWGVNHGKLVFLIITFCFIIDSTSAEWLNHGGDRTNRRSAVGEVLISPRTINRLKLRWKFLAGFDITATPAVANGVVYFPSWNGNLYAVNALTGQLIWQQNLTRLTGLPVTRTTVNVTVSRSTPVVADDLLLVGIYGPAVVIAVRRLTGTLVWSTLLDPRPLALITQSGTVFFGGYYVGVSSLEELLPATQCCTFRGSLVKLNVRTGAIQWQTYTLPDNGGRLGGYSGAAIWGSSPAIDIARGFVYVGTGNLYLAPPEVLRCQAAQNNRTTPPTNPDQCFGEDVHFNSILAFDVDSGEIAWATQLGGYDVFYFTCLVPNNPDCPPGPNLDADFGEAPMLLTIFSNGRLRDIVVAVQKSGFAWALDRNTGHIVWVKKAGPGSLEGGGVWGAATDGKRVYTNIVNGNRVPFTLAPSNQTTTAGGWVALDANTGQILWTTADPSNDTAHGPVTIVNGLLFAGSVAPNGPLYAMDASTGKILWTFNTGATIYGGVSVSYGCVYVGHGYSISLAKFHPTWTSGTSLFAFCIDV, encoded by the exons ATGGCTTCAAGTTATTGGGGAGTCAACCATGGAAAACTTGTTTTCCTAATCATCACATTTTGCTTTATTATAGATAGTACATCTGCCGAA TGGTTGAATCACGGCGGAGACAGAACAAACAGAAGGTCAGCTGTTGGGGAGGTTCTGATCAGTCCAAGAACAATAAACAGATTGAAATTAAGGTGGAAATTCTTGGCTGGATTTGACATTACAGCAACTCCAGCAGTGGCCAACGGAGTAGTTTATTTCCCTTCATGGAATGGGAATTTGTATGCAGTGAATGCATTAACTGGACAACTCATATGGCAACAGAATCTTACAAGACTCACTGGCTTGCCTGTAACAAGGACAACTGTGAATGTGACAGTATCAAGATCAACTCCAGTTGTGGCTGATGATCTTCTACTTGTGGGAATTTATGGACCTGCTGTTGTGATTGCAGTGAGACGCTTAACAGGAACACTTGTTTGGTCCACTCTGCTAGATCCCAGGCCTCTGGCTCTTATCACTCAATCAGGAACAGTTTTCTTTGG TGGATATTATGTGGGAGTATCATCACTGGAGGAACTACTACCAGCTACACAATGTTGTACTTTTAGAGGCAGTCTAGTAAAGCTAAATGTTCGTACTGGTGCAATTCAATGGCAAACATATACACTCCCAGACAATGGTGGAAGACTTGGAGGTTATTCGGGAGCAGCAATATGGGGAAGCAGCCCTGCTATTGACATAGCCAGAGGATTTGTCTATGTAGGAACTGGAAATCTATACTTAGCTCCACCAGAGGTGCTGAGATGTCAAGCAGCACAGAATAATCGAACGACGCCACCAACTAACCCTGATCAGTGTTTTGGTGAAGATGTTCATTTTAATTCCATTCTTGCATTTGATGTAGATTCTGGAGAAATTGCTTGGGCAACACAGCTTGGAGGCTATGACGTTTTCTATTTCACTTGTTTAGTTCCTAATAATCCAGATTGCCCACCAGGGCCTAACTTGGATGCAGATTTTGGAGAGGCGCCTATGTTGCTAACTATATTCTCAAATGGAAGACTACGTGATATTGTGGTAGCTGTGCAGAAAAGTGGCTTTGCCTGGGCTCTTGATCGCAACACTGGACATATTGTTTGGGTTAAG AAAGCAGGACCGGGGAGCTTGGAGGGAGGAGGAGTATGGGGTGCAGCCACAGATGGGAAGCGAGTTTACACAAACATAGTCAATGGAAATAGAGTTCCTTTTACCTTAGCACCTTCGAATCAAACAACAACAGCTGGTGGATGGGTAGCATTGGATGCAAACACGGGCCAAATCCTTTGGACCACTGCAGACCCTAGCAACGACACGGCCCACGGGCCAGTCACCATAGTTAATGGGCTTCTTTTTGCAGGGTCTGTGGCTCCTAATGGCCCTCTCTATGCCATGGATGCCAGTACTGGGAAAATCTTGTGGACATTTAACACTGGTGCTACAATCTATGGGGGTGTATCTGTTAGCTATGGTTGTGTTTATGTTGGCCATGGATATTCAATTAGTCTGGCTAAGTTCCATCCAACTTGGACCAGTGGGACTTCACTCTTTGCCTTTTGCATTGATGTCTAA